Within the Candidatus Reidiella endopervernicosa genome, the region TGTCTTGCATGCGCTTAATCTAGGTAGATTTCCAGATTCTGTTTGGAGCTATATTCTCCTCCAGTGTCGCGAGTGTGGCAAATTGAATCTGTGAATCTATGTGGTGTCTGCTGCGGTTTCGAGTAGTTGTTGGTGGAGCGTGTCCACCTGCTCCCACAGTGAATTTATGTCGTCGTTATTGTGGATGATGTGGTCAGCCGCTTCTAGACGATCTTGGCGCGACCACTGACTCGCCATGATTTTTCGAGCATCGGACTCTGAGACCTTATCGCGTTCTGTGGTGCGTTGTAGCTGTAACTGTTCGGGACAGTCAACGACAATGGTGGCATCTACGAAGGTGTAACCACCCGATTCGAACAGCAGTGGGATAACCAGCAGGGTGTAAGGTGACTGGCTGGCTGCGATCGAAGTCATGATCTCACCACGGATGAGTGGGTGGAGAATGGCCTCCAGACGCAGTCGTTGTTTGTCGTTGGAAAAAGCTGTTTGTCGCAGTGCGGCTCGATCAAGTGAGCCATCGGCTTGCAGTAGATCGTGACCGAATGTATGTGTGATTTGCTCCAGAGCTGGCATGCCTGGTTCAACCACATGGCGTGCAATTACATCGGCATCAATGACTGTGATGCCATGGGCTGCAATCAGCTCCGCTACAGTAGATTTGCCGCTGCCAATGCCTCCTGTTAACGCAACTACATACATCGGGTATTGATGGCTAGGTGGCCCATGCCAGGTAGGCCTGCGTTAGATCTTGACCCCAGAGCATGGCAATCCAGCCAGCAGCGGCTAGATAGGGGCCAAAAGGTATCGGGATATTTCGGTCGTGGCCTCGCAGCACGATGAGTGAAATACCAACCACAGCGCCTACCAGAGATGAGAGCAGGATGACGACTGGCAGCAGTTGCCAACCTAACCAGGCTCCAAAGAGAGCGAGTAGTTTGAAATCGCCGTAGCCCATACCCTCCTTGCCGGTAAGTAGTCTGAACAGGTGAAAAATAGCCCAGAGTGATAGGTATCCAGCAAGCGCGCCAATGATGCTGGTGTGACTATCTACGAATACACCGAAAAGACTTAGGATCAGGCCCAACCAGAGAAAGGGGAGGGTGATGGAGTCGGGAAGAAGCTGCTGGTCGAAATCGATCATTGAAAGGGTGATCAATGCCCAGGTAAGTGCGAGTGCAGCGGCTGCCTGGATGGTGAATCCAAAATGCCAGACAACCGTGACTGATAGTATGGCGGTGACAAGTTCGATAATCGGATAACGGGGAGAGATAGGGGTGCCACATTCTGAGCATCTTCCCTTCAACCAGAGGTAACTGGCGAGCGGGATGTTCTCAAGTGCAGTGATTGAGTGCTCGCATTTTGGACAACGAGAGCCGGGTGCTAAAAGGTTGAAGGCTGTGTTCTCAGTCGTCTCATTGTCGTTTAGAAATTCTTCACACTGAGCACGCCAATCGCGTTCCATCATAATTGGTAGTCGATGGATTACCACATTGAGGAAGCTGCCGATGATTAGACCAAAGAGTGCAGTGCAGGAGAGAAGTAACGCTAGGTTGGTTTGTAGTAGATCAACAATCATGTGGGCTAAAAATTAGCCAGCCTCAGAGGGCTGGCTAATGGTTCTCCTTCGGTCTAAGGACGAGTTCTTATACGACAGAACCCAGCTTGAAGATGGGGAGGTACATGGCGATAATCAAACCACCGATCAGGACACCCAGTACAGCCATAATTAACGGCTCCATGAGGCTGCTCATGGCGTCGACAGCATTGTCGACCTCCTCT harbors:
- a CDS encoding prepilin peptidase translates to MIVDLLQTNLALLLSCTALFGLIIGSFLNVVIHRLPIMMERDWRAQCEEFLNDNETTENTAFNLLAPGSRCPKCEHSITALENIPLASYLWLKGRCSECGTPISPRYPIIELVTAILSVTVVWHFGFTIQAAAALALTWALITLSMIDFDQQLLPDSITLPFLWLGLILSLFGVFVDSHTSIIGALAGYLSLWAIFHLFRLLTGKEGMGYGDFKLLALFGAWLGWQLLPVVILLSSLVGAVVGISLIVLRGHDRNIPIPFGPYLAAAGWIAMLWGQDLTQAYLAWAT
- the coaE gene encoding dephospho-CoA kinase (Dephospho-CoA kinase (CoaE) performs the final step in coenzyme A biosynthesis.), with amino-acid sequence MYVVALTGGIGSGKSTVAELIAAHGITVIDADVIARHVVEPGMPALEQITHTFGHDLLQADGSLDRAALRQTAFSNDKQRLRLEAILHPLIRGEIMTSIAASQSPYTLLVIPLLFESGGYTFVDATIVVDCPEQLQLQRTTERDKVSESDARKIMASQWSRQDRLEAADHIIHNNDDINSLWEQVDTLHQQLLETAADTT